A region of Alkalispirochaeta americana DNA encodes the following proteins:
- a CDS encoding MgtC/SapB family protein, whose translation MLTDPMLDPILNFPITSAWVMAMRLGFALLAGLVVGLERAWSNQPAGMRTHMILALGACGVMLLSQLIPLRFANAAMGGDPGRMAAQVISGIGFLGGGAILKFGFNVRGLTTAASIWTISVVGLVFGAGFYLLGLIMTVLLFFNLHVMERIEDLFLVRQDMRIITVIFDSRNLVIKDITKAVRDAVAVKKIAIEEVVDTSETEIQIVCRIPETQSIRKIFDMIKNKGPVKRIKID comes from the coding sequence ATGTTAACCGATCCAATGCTTGATCCAATTCTCAATTTTCCCATTACCTCGGCCTGGGTTATGGCGATGCGCCTGGGCTTTGCCCTTCTGGCCGGCCTGGTGGTGGGGCTGGAGCGGGCCTGGAGCAACCAGCCCGCAGGAATGCGAACCCACATGATCCTGGCCCTGGGGGCCTGCGGCGTGATGCTTCTTTCGCAGCTTATTCCCCTTCGTTTTGCCAATGCCGCCATGGGGGGCGATCCGGGGCGCATGGCCGCCCAGGTAATCAGCGGAATCGGCTTTCTGGGTGGTGGAGCAATCCTCAAGTTCGGTTTCAACGTGCGGGGGCTCACCACGGCGGCATCCATCTGGACCATCTCGGTGGTGGGTCTTGTGTTTGGTGCCGGCTTCTACCTTCTGGGACTGATCATGACGGTGCTGCTCTTTTTCAACCTTCACGTCATGGAACGGATCGAGGATCTTTTTCTGGTTCGCCAGGATATGCGAATTATCACGGTGATCTTTGATTCCAGGAATCTGGTGATCAAGGACATCACCAAAGCTGTTCGTGATGCCGTGGCGGTCAAGAAGATCGCCATCGAGGAGGTGGTGGATACCAGCGAGACCGAGATTCAGATCGTGTGCCGTATCCCCGAGACCCAGAGCATCAGGAAGATCTTCGATATGATAAAAAACAAGGGTCCGGTGAAGCGAATCAAGATTGACTGA
- a CDS encoding LysM peptidoglycan-binding domain-containing protein, producing the protein MNKHLFSLLFLLLCTLMLAVPSATAQNLLEDNPHARRARDLRLQAEQLMEEGLYEQAMALVAEAEQERERAIVWAEEQVWAFRANSMRNRAREQLIYATRIDAATHYPEEHALARATMEEAEEHFAERRFEESFPLFRLVRDTISPLQPVREAREPRQEMITPPLERDTLPAAYVVRLIPERRDSFYRIAGYDFVYGDSSLWPILYEANKHILQDPENPRLIQPGMKFRIPNRPGEERQGVWQPPEK; encoded by the coding sequence ATGAATAAACATCTTTTCAGCCTGCTCTTCTTGCTGCTCTGCACCCTGATGCTGGCGGTACCCTCGGCGACAGCGCAAAACCTCCTGGAGGACAATCCCCACGCCCGCCGTGCCCGGGATCTGCGCCTGCAGGCAGAACAGCTCATGGAGGAGGGGCTCTACGAACAGGCCATGGCCCTCGTAGCCGAAGCAGAACAGGAACGGGAACGGGCCATAGTCTGGGCCGAGGAACAGGTCTGGGCCTTCCGGGCCAACAGCATGCGCAACCGGGCCCGGGAACAGCTGATCTATGCCACCAGGATAGACGCAGCCACCCACTACCCGGAAGAACACGCCCTGGCCAGGGCTACCATGGAAGAGGCAGAAGAGCATTTTGCAGAACGCCGTTTTGAGGAGAGCTTTCCCCTCTTTCGCCTGGTACGGGACACCATCTCTCCGTTGCAGCCCGTGCGGGAGGCCCGGGAACCACGCCAGGAGATGATAACCCCGCCCCTGGAGCGGGATACCCTGCCCGCCGCCTACGTGGTGCGCCTGATCCCCGAACGGAGAGATTCCTTCTACCGGATCGCGGGCTACGATTTTGTCTACGGCGACAGCTCCCTCTGGCCGATCCTCTACGAGGCCAACAAACACATTTTGCAGGATCCCGAAAACCCCCGCCTGATCCAGCCAGGCATGAAGTTCCGCATCCCCAACCGCCCCGGCGAGGAGCGCCAGGGGGTATGGCAGCCGCCGGAGAAATAA
- a CDS encoding 1-(5-phosphoribosyl)-5-[(5-phosphoribosylamino)methylideneamino] imidazole-4-carboxamide isomerase translates to MNMEIIPAIDLIEGRCVRLRQGAYQESTVYDGDPLDVARSFEEAGAKRIHLVDLDAARGSGSNLDTIGRIRRGVSCRLEVGGGVRDQDALERILDLGIDYAIVGTVLARNPDLVARWAAGDHRGERMLASIDARDGRVQVAGWQESSGVLATELARIAGEIGLAAVEYTNIARDGMLSGPDVAGTVEVARATSLPVILSGGIAATADTETILQEGQELQGFIVGRALYEGAFSLEEALGIVAAREDRS, encoded by the coding sequence ATGAACATGGAGATTATTCCCGCGATAGATCTTATCGAGGGCCGGTGTGTCCGTTTGCGCCAGGGAGCGTATCAGGAGAGTACCGTCTACGACGGCGATCCCCTGGACGTAGCCCGAAGCTTCGAGGAGGCCGGGGCAAAGCGGATTCATCTGGTCGATCTCGACGCTGCCCGGGGAAGCGGCAGCAACCTGGACACGATAGGCCGGATACGGCGAGGTGTCTCCTGCCGGCTGGAGGTTGGAGGCGGAGTTCGGGATCAGGATGCGCTGGAGCGGATTCTGGATCTGGGGATCGACTACGCGATTGTGGGCACCGTCCTGGCCCGAAACCCCGATCTGGTGGCCCGCTGGGCGGCGGGAGACCACCGGGGTGAACGGATGCTTGCGTCCATCGACGCCCGGGACGGACGCGTCCAGGTGGCGGGCTGGCAGGAATCCTCGGGAGTCCTGGCCACGGAGCTGGCCAGAATCGCCGGCGAGATCGGCCTCGCGGCGGTGGAGTACACCAATATCGCCCGGGACGGGATGCTCTCCGGTCCCGACGTGGCTGGTACCGTCGAGGTGGCCCGTGCCACGTCGCTGCCGGTGATTCTCTCGGGAGGAATTGCCGCAACGGCCGATACCGAGACGATCCTCCAGGAGGGACAGGAGCTCCAGGGCTTTATCGTGGGACGGGCGCTCTACGAGGGCGCCTTCTCTCTGGAGGAGGCTCTGGGGATTGTTGCCGCCCGGGAGGACAGGTCATGA
- the leuB gene encoding 3-isopropylmalate dehydrogenase: protein MNKRIAVLAGDGIGPEVMEQALRVLAAVEQRFGVTFKTDAADVGGAALDNHGTALPRETVDLCRESDAILFGSVGGPKWEHLPPEEQPERGALLPLRKTFGLFANLRPAIVFPQLVHASPLREDLLEGGLDVVVVRELTGGIYFGTPKGREGDKAFDTLVYHRSEIERIARVAFEAARSRNKRVTSIDKANVLTSMVLWREVVTEVARDYPDVELTHMYVDNAAMQLVREPRQFDVILAGNMFGDILSDEAAMLTGSLGMLPSASLAEGSFGLYEPSGGSAPDIAGKGVANPIAQILSAAMMLKYSFGLDQACQAIFDAVAAVLDEGYRTGDIARPGDTLIGTDEMGRRIAEKVSACAG, encoded by the coding sequence ATGAACAAACGGATTGCCGTGCTGGCAGGAGACGGGATCGGTCCCGAGGTGATGGAGCAAGCCCTTCGGGTGCTTGCAGCGGTGGAGCAACGCTTCGGCGTAACCTTCAAGACAGACGCCGCCGATGTGGGCGGAGCAGCCCTGGACAACCATGGAACGGCCCTTCCCCGGGAAACGGTTGATCTCTGCCGCGAGAGCGACGCCATTCTCTTTGGCTCTGTGGGTGGCCCCAAATGGGAGCATCTGCCGCCGGAAGAGCAGCCCGAGCGGGGTGCCCTGCTCCCCCTGCGAAAGACCTTCGGCCTCTTTGCAAACCTTCGGCCCGCCATCGTCTTTCCCCAGCTGGTGCACGCCTCGCCCCTCAGAGAGGATCTCCTCGAGGGCGGCCTGGACGTGGTGGTGGTGCGGGAACTCACGGGCGGAATCTACTTCGGCACGCCCAAAGGGCGCGAGGGAGACAAGGCCTTCGACACCCTGGTCTACCACCGCTCCGAGATAGAACGCATAGCCCGGGTAGCCTTTGAAGCAGCCCGGAGCAGAAACAAGCGCGTAACCTCCATAGACAAGGCCAACGTTCTTACCTCCATGGTCCTCTGGCGCGAGGTGGTAACCGAGGTGGCCCGGGATTATCCCGATGTGGAACTCACCCACATGTACGTGGACAACGCCGCCATGCAACTGGTGCGGGAGCCCCGCCAGTTTGACGTGATCCTGGCAGGGAACATGTTCGGCGATATCCTCTCCGATGAGGCAGCCATGCTCACAGGCTCCCTGGGAATGCTCCCCAGCGCAAGCCTCGCCGAAGGCTCCTTCGGACTCTACGAACCCTCGGGAGGCAGCGCCCCCGATATCGCGGGCAAAGGCGTGGCAAACCCGATTGCCCAGATTCTCTCGGCTGCCATGATGCTCAAATACAGCTTCGGCCTGGACCAGGCCTGCCAGGCGATCTTTGACGCCGTGGCGGCTGTGCTGGATGAGGGATACCGAACCGGCGATATCGCCCGCCCCGGAGACACCCTGATCGGCACCGACGAGATGGGGCGGCGCATCGCCGAAAAGGTCAGCGCCTGCGCAGGGTGA
- a CDS encoding Bax inhibitor-1/YccA family protein encodes MQFQENIRPYGASAVAERSVLRNVYIWMTLGLGITGAVALYVAGNPQLIRTIIMNRGLFFGIIIAQLALVFLLSARVHAMSPTAATLAFAGYSVLNGVTLSTIFLVYTAASISQAFFVAAATFGVLSFYAVTTKRDLGGLGQYLFAGLIGLIIASVVNMFLGSSSFEYAISFFGVFLFMGLTAYDTQIIKNWSRQLGSSADEADYMRVSIMGALKLYLDFINLFLFLLRFMGNRR; translated from the coding sequence ATGCAATTTCAGGAAAATATACGACCCTACGGCGCGTCCGCCGTGGCAGAACGAAGCGTTCTGCGAAACGTCTACATCTGGATGACCCTGGGCCTGGGCATTACCGGTGCCGTAGCACTCTACGTTGCAGGGAACCCCCAGCTGATCAGAACGATCATCATGAACCGGGGCCTCTTCTTTGGTATCATCATTGCCCAGCTGGCTTTGGTCTTCCTGCTGTCTGCCCGCGTCCATGCCATGAGCCCCACAGCGGCAACCCTGGCCTTTGCCGGCTATTCCGTCTTGAACGGGGTGACCCTCTCGACGATCTTCCTGGTCTACACCGCCGCCAGCATCAGCCAGGCCTTTTTTGTGGCCGCCGCAACCTTTGGTGTCCTGAGCTTCTACGCCGTGACTACCAAGCGGGATCTGGGAGGCCTGGGGCAATATCTCTTTGCCGGCCTCATCGGTCTGATCATCGCCTCGGTGGTGAACATGTTTCTGGGAAGCTCCTCTTTCGAGTACGCCATCTCCTTTTTCGGGGTCTTCCTCTTCATGGGGCTCACCGCCTACGACACCCAGATCATCAAGAACTGGAGCCGCCAGCTGGGAAGCTCCGCCGACGAGGCTGATTACATGCGGGTCTCCATCATGGGAGCCCTCAAGTTGTATCTGGACTTTATCAACCTCTTCCTTTTTCTGTTGAGGTTCATGGGAAACCGCCGCTAG
- a CDS encoding diadenylate cyclase gives MTGVPSPVVVAFFTSPVSRDEVLEHLVGEMAGTTGISAREVLAAVLEREGSLSSRVSDEVAMPHAMWEELSETALALGVCPSGVDWDGREPPVRLVTLMVGPARDHLSVMAAVARRLQAEGAVDAVTSAGSPREVRTLLCGSGEESAPVTVRTLTVTAATVEYAAELARVLPRNPVVVAVTNPRIMRLLGVLAESPLAERTILVGPVPPREDSPVRVIPTERFPEDGRGLATLTLLPLIATGVVTAESEVILVSGRDHQGGLDAVRLVDVARELQVPRGLSPAHLPQGVLLEVVIRALHLAAELALQGREGKPLGTIIVIGDDSRLEQHSQQMILNPFAGHPREARNILDPSLTETVKELAKIDGAFLVAGDGTIGAAGMHLSGKPDPGEMESGLGARHAAALGITAVADVLAICLSESTGTITLFYEGRRMIRR, from the coding sequence GTGACGGGCGTTCCCTCTCCGGTGGTGGTTGCTTTCTTCACGTCTCCTGTTTCGAGAGACGAGGTGCTGGAGCATCTCGTGGGAGAGATGGCCGGAACAACGGGAATATCGGCCCGGGAGGTCCTGGCGGCTGTACTGGAGCGGGAAGGGTCTCTCTCGAGCCGTGTATCCGATGAGGTGGCCATGCCCCACGCCATGTGGGAGGAGTTGAGCGAGACGGCCCTGGCTCTGGGAGTGTGTCCCTCCGGGGTCGATTGGGACGGACGGGAGCCTCCGGTGCGGCTGGTGACGCTTATGGTGGGGCCGGCCAGGGATCACCTCTCGGTGATGGCCGCTGTGGCACGGCGTCTGCAGGCCGAGGGGGCGGTGGATGCCGTGACGTCGGCAGGCTCTCCTCGGGAGGTGCGGACTCTTCTGTGCGGCAGCGGCGAGGAATCCGCCCCAGTGACGGTGCGGACCCTCACCGTTACGGCGGCCACGGTGGAGTATGCCGCGGAGCTTGCCCGGGTGCTTCCCCGCAACCCCGTGGTGGTGGCCGTGACCAATCCCCGGATTATGCGTCTCCTGGGGGTTCTGGCAGAGTCACCTCTGGCGGAACGGACCATTCTCGTGGGGCCTGTGCCTCCCCGGGAAGACTCTCCCGTGCGGGTCATTCCCACTGAACGGTTTCCCGAGGACGGTCGGGGGCTTGCCACGCTCACCTTGCTCCCCTTGATCGCCACGGGAGTTGTCACCGCCGAGAGCGAGGTCATTCTGGTTTCGGGCCGCGATCACCAGGGAGGGCTCGATGCGGTTCGTCTGGTCGATGTGGCGCGGGAGTTGCAGGTGCCCCGGGGCCTCTCTCCGGCACATCTCCCCCAGGGGGTTCTTCTGGAGGTGGTGATCCGGGCGCTTCACCTGGCGGCGGAGCTGGCGCTTCAGGGTCGGGAGGGCAAACCCCTGGGAACGATTATCGTTATCGGTGACGATTCCCGACTGGAGCAGCACAGCCAGCAGATGATTCTGAATCCCTTTGCGGGGCATCCCCGGGAGGCTCGAAATATTCTCGATCCCAGTCTGACCGAGACGGTGAAGGAACTGGCCAAGATCGACGGGGCGTTTCTTGTGGCTGGCGATGGAACGATCGGGGCCGCCGGGATGCATCTCTCGGGAAAACCGGATCCCGGCGAGATGGAGTCCGGTTTGGGTGCGCGCCATGCCGCAGCCCTGGGGATAACTGCCGTGGCCGATGTTCTGGCAATTTGCCTGTCGGAATCGACAGGAACCATTACGCTTTTTTATGAGGGGCGCCGCATGATCCGCCGCTAG
- a CDS encoding pyridoxal phosphate-dependent aminotransferase — MKPITPLEAARRELLRRDQALRGSGHHGSNGAGYIDLTNSSFSAGGLSFPEPWYQASWERWRARREYRPSGAGDHETRQGIARYLEADGLPAGPDQILLTSGSSVSYSLIFQHLREEHPRRNALVALPVPGYPLLEEVVTSAGLSPLGYHLSPREGFSCLAPAIETVLRHDPLALVLVSPNNPTGAIYPPEELRELFRVCSLRGCSLLCDEVFSSFRPPGTALPRPATFARESELPLFTLNGLSKLCAAPEVKLGWIAIHGAPAPVDRARDRLDTLHDTYLTVSGFAEAAGLIFLSPEAASDRETLARTVGRRRSLARELLATLPQTSFPGEFTPGGGIHLPFRLEATFCAHRFGTLDDEAIAIRLLHETGVLVHPGYLYGLDRSVTGELDPWFVATCLNREETLSRGFHRLAQGIPGTVSPDDSCPEIPLPGET; from the coding sequence ATGAAACCGATAACACCTCTGGAGGCAGCTCGCCGGGAGCTGCTTCGCCGTGACCAGGCCCTGCGGGGATCGGGCCACCACGGATCGAACGGGGCCGGGTATATCGACCTGACCAACAGCAGCTTCTCCGCCGGGGGCCTCTCCTTTCCCGAACCATGGTACCAGGCGAGCTGGGAGCGGTGGCGAGCCCGCCGGGAATACCGGCCCTCGGGAGCAGGCGATCATGAAACCCGCCAGGGAATCGCCCGCTATCTGGAAGCCGACGGCCTTCCCGCAGGGCCTGACCAGATCCTGCTCACCAGCGGCTCCAGCGTCTCCTATTCCCTGATCTTTCAGCACCTGCGGGAGGAGCATCCCCGCCGCAACGCCCTGGTGGCCCTGCCCGTGCCGGGCTATCCCCTCCTGGAGGAGGTGGTCACCTCGGCAGGCCTCTCGCCCCTGGGATATCACCTGTCGCCCCGGGAGGGCTTCAGTTGCCTGGCCCCGGCTATCGAGACGGTCCTGCGCCACGATCCTCTGGCACTGGTCCTGGTCTCGCCCAATAATCCCACGGGAGCGATCTATCCCCCGGAAGAACTCCGGGAGCTTTTCAGAGTCTGCTCCTTGCGGGGGTGCAGCCTTCTCTGCGATGAGGTTTTCAGCAGCTTCCGGCCCCCCGGAACCGCCCTGCCCCGGCCCGCCACGTTTGCCCGGGAAAGCGAGCTTCCCCTTTTCACCCTGAACGGGCTTTCCAAACTCTGCGCTGCCCCGGAGGTCAAGTTGGGATGGATCGCGATCCACGGGGCCCCTGCCCCGGTTGATCGCGCCCGGGACCGCCTCGATACCCTGCACGACACCTACCTCACCGTCTCGGGCTTTGCCGAGGCGGCGGGGCTGATCTTTCTCTCTCCCGAAGCAGCTTCGGACCGGGAGACACTGGCCCGAACCGTTGGAAGGCGGCGCTCTCTCGCCCGGGAACTCCTGGCAACCCTCCCCCAGACATCCTTCCCGGGGGAGTTCACCCCGGGAGGCGGAATCCACCTGCCCTTTCGCCTGGAAGCAACCTTCTGCGCCCACCGGTTTGGAACCCTGGACGACGAAGCGATCGCAATCCGGCTCCTCCATGAAACGGGGGTGCTGGTTCATCCGGGCTACCTCTACGGCCTGGACCGCTCCGTGACGGGGGAGCTGGACCCCTGGTTTGTCGCGACCTGCCTCAACAGGGAAGAGACACTCTCCCGGGGGTTTCACCGGCTGGCACAGGGTATCCCGGGAACGGTGAGCCCCGACGACTCTTGCCCGGAGATCCCCTTGCCCGGAGAGACTTGA
- a CDS encoding alpha-glucosidase — protein MNGQSWWQDGAIYHIYPRSFHDTNGDGLGDLRGITEKLPYLQDLGVDAIWMGPVFLSPQVDNGYDISDYCDIDPLFGTLADMDELIEAAQGRGIRVLLDLVFNHTSDLHPWFVSSRDDPRGPHGDWYIWRDAPPEGGLPNNWRGFFSLPAWTWCPRRGQYYLHLFAAQQPDLNWENPAVREALAGVARFWLDRGVDGFRMDVINLISKRQGLPSIPPGESPAGYFIDGPRVLPWLQEFRRDLSRERKNHEELLLVGETPGISPEAARAYTGGGPEGPALDMVLLFDHLAVDHGPGGRWDPRPLRISALRQVTARWQGELQEPSWPSLYLSNHDQPRVVSRFGDPREYRYESATALATAFYLQRGTPVIYQGDEIAMANYPLASPGELQDIESINALEALCAGGMARDAAFERIRHEARDNGRTPFQWSSEEQAGFSRGEPWFPLNPDYPRWNARAQAGEGAPGSVLAFFRRLLALRKGHEVLRRGGFSLVPVDEESPLFGFCRDLTPWRDLGGEIAQAGEGPERAYIWVNLSGSEERLPSGAGGDLVGEETALALSNYSAPGETGLLRPWEARVYLRTHRGGAS, from the coding sequence ATGAATGGACAATCCTGGTGGCAAGATGGTGCAATTTACCATATCTACCCCCGCAGTTTTCACGATACCAACGGTGACGGTCTGGGGGATCTTCGGGGAATTACGGAGAAGCTTCCCTATTTGCAGGATCTGGGGGTGGATGCGATCTGGATGGGGCCGGTTTTTCTCTCTCCCCAGGTAGATAACGGCTATGATATCAGCGACTACTGCGATATCGATCCGCTCTTTGGCACCCTGGCCGATATGGATGAGCTCATTGAAGCTGCCCAGGGGCGGGGGATCAGGGTATTGCTGGATCTCGTTTTCAATCATACCAGTGATCTCCATCCCTGGTTCGTCTCTTCCCGGGATGACCCCCGGGGGCCCCACGGCGACTGGTACATCTGGCGCGATGCCCCGCCCGAGGGGGGGCTGCCCAATAACTGGCGCGGCTTTTTCAGCCTTCCCGCCTGGACCTGGTGTCCCCGGCGCGGGCAGTATTACCTGCACCTCTTTGCGGCCCAGCAGCCTGATTTGAACTGGGAGAATCCTGCCGTGCGGGAGGCTCTTGCCGGAGTTGCCCGGTTCTGGCTTGATCGCGGGGTGGACGGTTTTCGTATGGACGTGATCAACCTTATCTCGAAGCGCCAGGGGCTGCCATCGATTCCTCCCGGGGAGTCTCCGGCGGGGTATTTTATCGATGGTCCCCGGGTGCTCCCCTGGCTTCAGGAGTTCCGTCGGGATCTGTCCCGGGAGAGGAAGAATCATGAGGAGCTTCTCCTGGTAGGGGAGACCCCGGGGATATCCCCCGAGGCGGCCCGGGCCTATACCGGCGGGGGGCCCGAGGGTCCTGCTCTGGACATGGTGCTGCTCTTTGATCACCTTGCCGTTGATCACGGGCCTGGCGGGCGTTGGGATCCCCGGCCCCTGCGGATCTCGGCGCTCCGTCAGGTCACGGCCCGGTGGCAGGGTGAGCTGCAGGAGCCCTCCTGGCCCAGCCTGTACCTCTCGAACCATGATCAACCCCGGGTTGTCTCCCGGTTTGGTGATCCCCGGGAGTATCGCTACGAGAGCGCCACGGCCCTGGCCACAGCCTTTTACCTCCAGCGGGGAACTCCTGTCATTTACCAGGGTGACGAGATCGCCATGGCAAATTATCCCCTGGCATCCCCCGGGGAGCTTCAGGATATCGAGAGTATCAACGCTCTGGAGGCGCTTTGTGCCGGGGGGATGGCGAGGGATGCCGCCTTCGAGCGGATTCGTCATGAGGCGCGGGATAACGGGCGGACCCCCTTCCAGTGGTCATCGGAGGAACAGGCGGGTTTCAGCCGGGGTGAGCCCTGGTTTCCCCTGAACCCCGATTATCCTCGCTGGAACGCCCGGGCCCAGGCCGGGGAGGGGGCCCCGGGTTCGGTGCTGGCCTTTTTTCGGCGCCTTCTGGCTCTCCGAAAGGGTCACGAGGTTTTGCGCCGGGGAGGATTCTCCCTGGTCCCGGTGGATGAGGAATCGCCGCTTTTCGGATTTTGTCGCGATCTCACGCCCTGGCGGGATCTCGGGGGCGAAATTGCCCAGGCCGGGGAGGGGCCGGAGCGGGCATACATCTGGGTAAACCTCTCGGGATCAGAGGAGCGGCTTCCCTCCGGGGCCGGGGGTGACCTGGTCGGGGAGGAGACGGCTCTGGCCTTGAGCAACTATTCAGCTCCAGGAGAGACGGGGCTTCTCAGGCCCTGGGAGGCCCGGGTGTACCTTCGGACGCATCGGGGAGGTGCGTCGTGA
- the hisE gene encoding phosphoribosyl-ATP diphosphatase, which yields MTRLIVVDAGGIVEAVLGCNEKSRAKTLEQGELWVVMPENGRVLPYRGGGVQCGSFRPGPEEAWYQVNLLEGSEGAPSGPGDAPSREHSGVTPEEERPGDDLVLPVLSPLADLIAERRRTMPEGSYTTHLFSKGPGKIRKKTGEEAVELILAEDRQEIIGEAADLLYHTMVLLEQEGIRLETVVSELGRRHSG from the coding sequence ATGACCCGGCTTATTGTAGTCGATGCCGGAGGGATTGTCGAAGCGGTGCTGGGGTGCAACGAGAAGAGCCGTGCCAAGACCCTGGAGCAGGGTGAGCTCTGGGTTGTCATGCCGGAAAACGGCCGGGTTCTTCCCTACCGGGGCGGAGGGGTCCAGTGCGGTTCCTTTCGGCCAGGGCCGGAGGAGGCCTGGTATCAGGTAAATCTTCTGGAAGGATCTGAAGGAGCTCCGAGCGGCCCCGGGGATGCTCCGTCCCGGGAACATTCCGGTGTCACTCCGGAAGAAGAACGGCCCGGGGACGATCTGGTTCTGCCGGTTCTCTCGCCGCTGGCCGACCTGATCGCAGAGCGGCGCAGGACCATGCCCGAGGGATCCTACACCACCCACCTCTTCTCCAAGGGGCCCGGAAAGATCCGGAAAAAGACAGGCGAGGAGGCGGTAGAGCTGATCCTCGCCGAGGATCGTCAGGAGATCATCGGCGAAGCGGCGGACCTGCTCTACCACACCATGGTGCTGCTGGAGCAGGAGGGTATCCGTCTGGAGACTGTTGTCAGCGAGCTTGGCCGGCGCCACTCGGGCTGA
- a CDS encoding FGGY-family carbohydrate kinase — protein MAKDALAVFDVGKTNKKVLIYDRTLNVVDRRYRHFDTLLQEGVEVEPLEAIQEWFLDTLGELARDHSIISIGITTHGASMVFLDDQGIPVCPLVSYTHQPPQELHQQFFDALGASREELQQRTATVELKPLINPAKLAFFCRSRWPEEFARVRHALFLPQYFAWLLTGQHSSDYTYAGCHTYLWNFSSWSWDAQVLAGVGLEGAVPPEPRSPWCPAGTVLPQVARSRGLSPETTVATGIHDSNASLLPYLLRKGSERFVLNSTGTWCVAMHPTTGPVTFRPDEVGKSVFYNISAFGDPVKTTILLGGLEFGTYREILEQFHGDHDLPPFNTALYQRVIEGCHQFIIPGVVPGTGQFPDSRPRIIDEGREYLLEDIRQGRVVPPILQDLPRAYAVLNLSLALQSKTALERVGLAPGVSLFTEGGFRNNRDYNALLAAFFPDSPLFLTNIEEATSLGAAITALAAREGRDPREYRDLFEIEEFSVPSVAFHGLGEYERAFRDLV, from the coding sequence ATGGCCAAGGACGCACTAGCAGTATTCGATGTGGGCAAGACGAACAAAAAGGTTCTGATCTACGACCGCACTTTGAACGTCGTGGATCGCCGGTACCGCCATTTTGATACGCTCCTGCAGGAGGGGGTGGAGGTAGAGCCCCTGGAAGCGATCCAGGAGTGGTTTCTTGATACCCTGGGAGAGCTTGCTCGGGACCATTCGATCATTTCCATCGGGATCACCACCCACGGGGCGTCGATGGTCTTTCTTGATGACCAGGGGATCCCGGTGTGTCCCCTGGTGTCCTATACGCATCAGCCACCGCAGGAGCTGCATCAGCAGTTTTTTGACGCCCTGGGGGCATCCCGGGAGGAGTTGCAGCAGCGCACCGCCACGGTGGAGCTCAAGCCCCTGATCAACCCCGCCAAGCTGGCCTTTTTTTGCCGTTCCCGCTGGCCCGAGGAGTTTGCCCGGGTTCGGCATGCGCTCTTTCTGCCTCAGTATTTTGCCTGGCTTCTCACGGGTCAGCACAGTTCTGACTATACCTACGCAGGGTGCCACACCTACCTGTGGAATTTTTCCTCCTGGTCCTGGGATGCCCAGGTTCTGGCCGGGGTGGGGCTCGAAGGGGCTGTTCCCCCGGAGCCCCGGAGCCCCTGGTGTCCGGCAGGGACGGTCCTTCCCCAGGTGGCCCGCAGCCGGGGCCTCTCCCCAGAGACAACCGTTGCCACGGGCATCCACGACAGCAACGCCTCGCTTTTGCCCTACCTGCTCAGGAAAGGGTCCGAGCGGTTTGTCCTGAACAGCACCGGCACCTGGTGCGTGGCGATGCACCCCACCACAGGCCCCGTGACCTTTCGTCCCGACGAGGTGGGAAAATCGGTGTTCTACAATATTTCCGCCTTCGGCGATCCCGTAAAGACCACCATTCTCCTGGGAGGGCTCGAGTTCGGGACCTACCGGGAAATCCTTGAGCAGTTCCACGGTGACCACGACCTTCCTCCCTTTAACACGGCCCTCTACCAGCGGGTTATCGAGGGGTGTCACCAGTTTATCATTCCCGGGGTTGTACCCGGGACAGGGCAGTTTCCCGATTCCCGACCCCGGATTATCGACGAGGGGCGGGAGTACCTTCTGGAGGATATCCGGCAGGGGCGGGTGGTTCCTCCCATCTTGCAGGATCTGCCCAGGGCCTACGCGGTGCTGAATCTCTCTCTGGCGTTGCAAAGCAAAACCGCCCTGGAGCGGGTGGGTCTTGCTCCGGGGGTTTCGCTCTTTACCGAAGGGGGCTTTCGGAATAACCGGGATTACAACGCCCTCCTGGCGGCCTTTTTCCCCGATTCTCCCCTCTTTCTGACGAATATTGAGGAGGCCACCTCTCTGGGAGCGGCGATCACGGCTCTGGCAGCCCGGGAGGGCAGAGACCCCCGGGAGTATCGGGATCTTTTTGAGATTGAGGAGTTTTCCGTCCCCTCCGTGGCCTTCCATGGCCTCGGGGAGTACGAACGGGCCTTCCGGGATCTGGTCTGA